A section of the Corynebacterium tuberculostearicum genome encodes:
- a CDS encoding glutamyl-tRNA reductase: MSVLVVGMSHQSAPVALLEKLSMDSAVQDSACGQLVAAEPLSEAMIISTCNRMEVYTVTNSFHAGVQEVVRVLTQVSGVGEQELRNYLYVRYADAAAEHLMSVTSGLDSMVVGEQQIIGQVRSAYQSASEQGTVGPRIHALAQAALRAGKRVHSETDIDEAGASMVSFAFDQALQRLDAGDLTGKTALILGAGAMASLAATHAGRLGVKELVLANRTRERAERLASHAEEAGVATRVVDFAERAAALSDVDLAISATGADNFTIEAADLPAGRDLMLIDLSLPRDIDDAAAAAEGVDLVNIERLSKSLSAASTDLAAGTSPHAQARHIVDEELAAYTSAQRVRDVAPAVSALHRRAADLVECETARLQHKHPELAGKQLEDVQRALKRVADKLLHEPTVRAKKLAASESSVSSESALQELFGLQLEGSGVSVAVNELPTMTKEA; this comes from the coding sequence ATGAGCGTGCTCGTCGTGGGCATGTCCCACCAATCGGCGCCGGTGGCGCTGCTGGAAAAGCTGAGCATGGATAGTGCGGTCCAGGATTCCGCCTGCGGGCAACTCGTGGCGGCCGAGCCACTTTCAGAGGCCATGATTATCTCCACCTGCAACCGCATGGAGGTCTACACCGTCACCAACTCCTTCCACGCTGGCGTGCAGGAAGTCGTGCGCGTGCTCACCCAGGTTTCGGGCGTGGGAGAGCAGGAGCTGCGCAACTACCTCTACGTGCGCTATGCCGACGCCGCGGCCGAGCACCTGATGTCCGTGACCTCCGGCCTGGATTCCATGGTGGTGGGCGAGCAGCAGATCATCGGCCAGGTGCGCAGCGCCTACCAGTCCGCCTCCGAGCAGGGCACGGTCGGCCCGCGCATTCACGCGCTGGCGCAGGCCGCGCTGCGGGCGGGCAAGCGCGTGCACTCCGAGACCGATATCGACGAGGCCGGCGCCTCCATGGTGTCTTTCGCCTTCGACCAGGCCTTGCAGCGCCTCGACGCCGGGGACCTGACCGGCAAGACTGCGCTGATCCTTGGTGCGGGCGCCATGGCGTCCCTCGCCGCCACCCACGCCGGCCGGCTGGGGGTTAAGGAGCTGGTGCTGGCCAACCGCACCCGCGAGCGCGCCGAGCGCCTGGCCAGCCACGCCGAGGAGGCGGGCGTTGCCACCCGCGTCGTGGACTTTGCTGAGCGCGCCGCCGCGCTTTCCGACGTCGACCTGGCCATCTCCGCCACCGGCGCCGATAACTTCACCATCGAGGCCGCCGACCTCCCCGCCGGCCGCGATCTCATGCTCATCGATCTCTCCCTGCCGCGCGATATCGACGATGCCGCCGCCGCGGCCGAGGGCGTGGATCTGGTCAATATCGAGCGCCTGAGTAAGTCGCTCTCGGCCGCCTCCACCGATCTCGCGGCCGGCACCAGCCCGCACGCGCAGGCCCGCCACATCGTCGACGAAGAACTCGCGGCCTATACCTCGGCCCAGCGCGTGCGCGACGTCGCCCCAGCCGTAAGCGCCCTGCACCGCCGCGCGGCCGATCTCGTCGAGTGCGAGACCGCGCGCCTGCAACACAAGCACCCCGAGCTCGCGGGCAAGCAACTTGAGGACGTCCAGCGCGCCCTCAAGCGCGTGGCCGATAAACTGCTGCATGAACCGACGGTGCGGGCGAAGAAGCTGGCGGCGTCGGAAAGCAGTGTCAGCAGCGAAAGCGCCCTGCAGGAGCTCTTTGGCCTGCAGCTGGAAGGCTCCGGGGTGTCCGTGGCCGTCAATGAACTGCCCACCATGACTAAGGAGGCCTAA
- a CDS encoding HNH endonuclease signature motif containing protein — MTALQTYLAALAPGIDIVAGCTGMSEEQLCAAGAPNKTARTLLTLADALFAPTSFTRQQRQAVTAARDRAHPLPTLEVIERYASRAKTKRDAWRLRVELCRTAADTDEMEKLARKKLRELNPPAPPRPGVRIRRRKDAPWTLAITGPSSLIADLESSLDEDAPLDSVAELFSPSGASPTARPTITTNAIITLDELDRIIDGDGEEITIQLTNGARLTGAELVSRTLAERGLITLVHPFEGAVNLYRTERMANEKQRLLAAAENPVCPWAECNYPADKCQVHHLQAWQHGGDTNMANLATCCPYHNGVNDDDPNAPPVRGRLVRRRGRVVWQPPWADTAPSSPQ, encoded by the coding sequence ATGACAGCTCTTCAGACTTATCTTGCGGCCCTGGCGCCCGGCATCGACATCGTTGCCGGGTGCACCGGCATGTCTGAAGAACAGCTATGCGCCGCAGGGGCGCCCAATAAGACGGCCCGCACTTTGCTCACGCTTGCCGACGCCCTCTTTGCCCCCACCTCCTTCACCCGCCAGCAACGCCAGGCGGTTACCGCCGCCCGCGACCGCGCTCACCCGCTGCCCACGCTGGAGGTTATCGAGCGCTACGCTTCCCGCGCTAAGACCAAGCGCGATGCCTGGCGCCTGCGCGTGGAGCTGTGCCGCACCGCCGCCGATACCGATGAAATGGAAAAGCTAGCGCGCAAGAAGCTGCGCGAGCTCAATCCCCCGGCCCCGCCGCGCCCCGGCGTGCGCATCCGCCGCCGTAAGGACGCGCCGTGGACCCTCGCGATTACCGGGCCTTCCTCACTCATCGCGGACTTGGAATCCAGCCTGGACGAGGACGCGCCTCTCGATTCCGTTGCGGAGCTCTTCTCCCCTTCCGGCGCCTCCCCGACGGCCCGCCCGACCATTACGACCAACGCGATCATCACGCTCGACGAGCTTGACCGCATCATCGATGGCGACGGCGAGGAAATCACCATCCAGCTCACCAACGGCGCCCGCCTCACCGGCGCGGAACTCGTCTCGCGCACGCTGGCAGAGCGCGGGCTTATCACCCTCGTCCACCCCTTTGAGGGCGCGGTCAACCTCTACCGCACGGAACGCATGGCCAACGAGAAGCAGCGTCTCTTGGCCGCCGCGGAAAATCCGGTATGCCCGTGGGCCGAATGCAACTATCCGGCGGATAAATGCCAGGTGCACCACTTGCAAGCCTGGCAGCACGGCGGCGATACCAATATGGCAAACCTCGCGACCTGTTGCCCGTACCACAACGGCGTCAACGACGATGACCCGAATGCCCCACCGGTGCGTGGGCGCCTCGTTCGGCGCCGAGGCCGCGTGGTGTGGCAGCCGCCCTGGGCTGACACCGCGCCATCTTCGCCCCAGTAA
- a CDS encoding HAD family hydrolase, producing MSATTPPGFPESPRDFLANWTASRGNLRNFLETQALAPLDEESQRTAGEAAAAAALEEFGLELEDFASGVDSVTGSYDAAGAQRITAQDPDVPVDVGAAAFFDVDNTLIQGSSLVEFAFGLARKRYFRISEILPIAWKQLKFRVSGSENAKDVAAGRAQALEFVKGRSVDELVELCEEIVDASLARRAYPGTTQLAEMHLAAGQQVWLVTATPVQLAQVLARRFGFTGALGTVAEVKDGRFTGRLVGDILHGPGKKHAVAALATIEGLDLSRCTAYSDSANDVPMLSMVGTAVAINPDRKLRDIAGDRGWLVRDYRSVRRAIRTYGLPALATAAFSYGGWRYYRR from the coding sequence GTGTCCGCTACCACTCCCCCAGGGTTCCCCGAATCCCCCCGCGACTTCTTGGCCAATTGGACCGCCTCGCGCGGTAACCTGCGCAATTTCTTGGAGACCCAGGCGCTCGCCCCGTTGGACGAGGAATCGCAGCGCACCGCCGGTGAGGCCGCTGCCGCCGCGGCGCTGGAGGAATTCGGGCTGGAGTTGGAGGATTTCGCCTCCGGCGTGGACTCGGTCACCGGCTCCTATGACGCGGCCGGCGCGCAGCGCATCACTGCCCAGGACCCGGACGTGCCGGTGGATGTGGGCGCGGCAGCGTTTTTCGACGTCGATAACACCCTCATCCAAGGCTCTTCCCTCGTGGAATTCGCCTTTGGCTTGGCGCGCAAGCGCTACTTCCGGATTTCTGAAATCCTGCCGATTGCATGGAAGCAGCTCAAGTTCCGCGTCTCCGGCAGCGAAAATGCCAAGGACGTGGCCGCCGGCCGCGCGCAGGCGCTGGAGTTTGTCAAAGGCCGCAGCGTCGACGAGCTGGTGGAGCTTTGCGAGGAGATCGTGGACGCCTCGCTCGCCCGCCGCGCCTACCCCGGCACCACGCAGCTCGCGGAGATGCACCTAGCCGCCGGCCAGCAGGTATGGCTGGTGACGGCCACCCCGGTCCAGCTGGCACAGGTGCTCGCCCGCCGCTTCGGGTTTACCGGCGCGCTCGGCACCGTCGCGGAGGTCAAGGACGGCAGGTTCACCGGCCGGCTGGTCGGCGATATCCTCCACGGGCCCGGCAAAAAGCACGCCGTGGCCGCGCTCGCGACCATCGAAGGTCTCGACCTCTCGCGCTGCACCGCGTATTCGGATTCGGCCAACGATGTGCCGATGCTGTCCATGGTGGGCACCGCCGTGGCCATTAACCCAGACCGCAAGCTGCGCGATATCGCCGGCGACCGCGGCTGGCTCGTGCGCGACTATCGCTCCGTGCGCCGCGCCATCCGCACCTATGGCCTGCCGGCGCTGGCCACCGCCGCCTTCTCCTATGGCGGCTGGCGCTACTACCGGCGGTAG
- a CDS encoding uroporphyrinogen-III synthase, producing MSNAAPDTQLGKIVFVGAGPGNPDLLTVRAREVLANSAIAVTDPQVMQGVRDAVAAALPVPQELLDAAEAEYAQMCADAKAKGARRKPPRPAPPTAAVLYEPAEDIVGQLRECLVEADGEDVIRLVTGNPLHRESIKAEINAVASAGLEFQVVPGMSLPSTVPSFAGIALGSTYTEADVTDGADWDALANATQPIVLQATKEDLPVISDELQQRGMPAETEAFVTVHGTTRLQRTYETTLGTMGKLDADLTGPLVVTLGRSIDDRTKYSWWENRPLYGWRVLVPRTKEQAGPMSARLAGYGAIPQNVPTISIEPPRNPAQMDRAIKGIVEGRYKWIVFTSVNAVTAVWDKIAQLGLDARDFAGVHLAAVGTKTAAAIRAKGMVPELLPHKKKQNAEGLLDVFPNFVEDIDAVGRVLLPRADIAADTLVDGLKALDWEVDDVVAYRTVRAAPPSAEIRDMIKTGGFDAVAFTSGSTVRNLVGIAGKPHQRTIIACIGPSARAAAEEMGLRVDVVPEVADVPALVDALADHVAALRAAGNLPAPRKKRRSRKKATKVDKA from the coding sequence ATGAGCAATGCCGCGCCAGACACCCAATTGGGCAAGATCGTCTTTGTGGGCGCTGGTCCAGGTAATCCCGACCTGCTGACCGTCCGCGCCCGCGAGGTTCTGGCAAATAGTGCCATCGCCGTGACCGATCCGCAGGTCATGCAGGGCGTGCGCGATGCCGTCGCCGCCGCGCTGCCCGTTCCGCAAGAGCTTCTCGACGCCGCCGAGGCCGAATACGCCCAAATGTGCGCCGATGCCAAGGCCAAGGGCGCGCGCCGCAAACCGCCGCGCCCCGCGCCGCCAACGGCCGCGGTGTTGTACGAGCCGGCCGAAGATATCGTCGGCCAGCTGCGCGAGTGCTTGGTCGAGGCCGATGGCGAGGATGTCATCCGCCTCGTCACCGGTAACCCGCTGCACCGCGAGTCCATCAAGGCCGAGATCAACGCCGTGGCGTCTGCCGGCCTGGAATTCCAGGTGGTGCCGGGCATGTCCCTGCCATCCACCGTGCCGTCCTTTGCCGGCATTGCGCTCGGCTCGACCTATACCGAGGCCGACGTTACCGACGGAGCCGATTGGGACGCGCTGGCCAACGCCACCCAGCCCATCGTCCTGCAGGCCACCAAGGAGGACTTGCCGGTCATCTCCGATGAGCTGCAGCAGCGCGGCATGCCGGCCGAGACCGAGGCATTTGTCACCGTCCACGGCACCACCCGCCTGCAGCGCACCTATGAGACCACGCTGGGCACCATGGGCAAGCTCGACGCGGACCTCACCGGCCCGCTCGTGGTCACCCTCGGCCGCAGCATCGACGACCGCACCAAGTACTCGTGGTGGGAAAATCGCCCGCTCTATGGTTGGCGCGTGCTCGTCCCGCGCACCAAGGAACAAGCCGGCCCGATGTCCGCGCGCCTGGCCGGCTACGGCGCCATCCCGCAAAACGTGCCCACCATCTCCATCGAGCCGCCGCGCAACCCGGCGCAGATGGATCGCGCCATCAAGGGTATCGTCGAGGGCCGCTATAAGTGGATCGTCTTCACCTCCGTCAACGCCGTGACCGCGGTGTGGGACAAGATCGCCCAGCTCGGCCTCGACGCCCGCGATTTCGCCGGCGTCCACCTCGCGGCCGTGGGTACCAAGACCGCGGCCGCCATCCGCGCCAAGGGCATGGTCCCGGAGCTCCTGCCGCACAAGAAGAAGCAGAACGCCGAGGGCCTGCTCGATGTCTTCCCCAACTTCGTAGAAGACATCGACGCTGTCGGCCGCGTCCTGCTCCCACGCGCCGATATTGCGGCCGACACCCTAGTTGACGGGCTCAAGGCCTTGGACTGGGAGGTCGACGACGTCGTGGCCTACCGCACCGTCCGCGCCGCCCCGCCCTCGGCCGAAATCCGCGACATGATCAAGACCGGCGGCTTCGACGCCGTCGCCTTCACCTCCGGGTCCACCGTGCGCAATCTGGTGGGCATTGCGGGCAAACCGCACCAGCGGACGATCATTGCGTGTATCGGGCCGTCGGCAAGAGCGGCCGCGGAAGAGATGGGCCTGCGCGTCGATGTCGTGCCCGAAGTCGCCGACGTGCCCGCGCTTGTCGACGCCCTCGCAGACCACGTCGCCGCCCTCCGCGCCGCCGGAAACCTGCCCGCGCCGCGCAAGAAGCGCCGCTCGCGCAAGAAGGCTACTAAGGTCGACAAGGCATAA
- a CDS encoding helix-turn-helix domain-containing protein has product MANEEKGTFLTIAEVAEIMRVSKMTVYRLVHAGEMPAVRVGRSFRVHESAVNEYLEASVYGA; this is encoded by the coding sequence ATGGCAAATGAAGAAAAGGGAACCTTTCTGACGATCGCGGAGGTCGCCGAGATTATGCGCGTCTCCAAGATGACCGTCTACCGTTTGGTTCACGCAGGCGAAATGCCGGCTGTTCGCGTCGGACGCTCCTTCCGCGTTCACGAGTCTGCCGTCAACGAGTACCTGGAGGCTTCCGTCTACGGAGCCTAG
- a CDS encoding glutaredoxin family protein, translating to MSQHLVELMVRTTCGSCARVREQITPVVKQAGAELAVRNVDEDAELAMEFGDRVPVVVIDGEEFACWEVDNEELAAELAG from the coding sequence ATGTCCCAGCATCTCGTCGAGCTCATGGTGCGCACCACCTGCGGTTCTTGCGCGCGCGTGAGGGAGCAGATCACCCCCGTCGTCAAGCAGGCAGGCGCGGAGCTTGCTGTGCGTAACGTGGATGAGGACGCGGAGCTGGCCATGGAGTTCGGTGACCGCGTGCCCGTTGTGGTCATCGACGGCGAAGAGTTTGCTTGCTGGGAAGTAGACAACGAGGAGTTAGCGGCCGAGCTGGCTGGTTGA
- a CDS encoding tellurium resistance protein TerC codes for MNDTERPGPRDYNRAARNTSAKESLDAWPRPLRWAYWVLVVSAVIMLVSGMGGIFGSGGPQVEPQNAQVAEYLHSNRLFVAVTNAVGAILLALFAAQLAGGSKWARRIITAVIAFALFTNIAALALGIGGLGLLIIPITLIVALALLFQPQSNRFIKDRSLRG; via the coding sequence ATGAATGACACCGAGCGGCCCGGACCCCGCGACTATAACCGCGCGGCCCGAAACACCTCCGCCAAGGAGAGCCTCGACGCGTGGCCGCGGCCGCTGCGCTGGGCCTATTGGGTGCTCGTCGTCAGCGCCGTGATCATGCTGGTCAGCGGCATGGGGGGCATCTTCGGCTCGGGCGGGCCACAGGTGGAGCCGCAGAATGCGCAGGTCGCGGAGTACCTCCATTCCAATCGCCTGTTTGTCGCGGTGACCAATGCCGTCGGCGCCATCCTGCTTGCGCTCTTCGCGGCGCAGCTGGCCGGCGGGTCCAAGTGGGCGCGCCGCATCATCACCGCGGTCATCGCGTTCGCGCTGTTTACCAATATCGCCGCCCTCGCGCTCGGCATCGGCGGGCTCGGGCTGTTGATTATCCCCATCACCTTGATCGTCGCCCTCGCACTGCTTTTCCAGCCGCAGTCCAACCGCTTCATCAAGGACCGCAGCTTGCGTGGCTAA
- a CDS encoding 30S ribosomal protein bS22, with translation MGSVIKKRRKRMSKKKHRKMLRRTRVQRRKLGK, from the coding sequence ATGGGTTCCGTCATTAAGAAGCGCCGCAAGCGCATGTCCAAGAAGAAGCACCGCAAGATGCTGCGCCGCACCCGCGTGCAGCGTCGTAAGCTGGGCAAGTAA
- the hemE gene encoding uroporphyrinogen decarboxylase, translating to MSRLNRAPLIDAALGRTPSRPPVWFMRQAGRSLPEYRAAREGISMLDSCFMPELLAEITLQPVRRHDVDAAILFSDIVVPLKAAGVKVDIVPGRGPVMEQAVRSREDVGKLPLLEADVPEVTEGIARILAELTETQALIGFVGAPFTLASYLIEGGPSKNHERTKALMHAEPETWHLLMRRLVPTITRFLQVQVDAGIDAMQLFDSWAGYLNERDYREFVLPYSREILAGVDIPRIHFGVGTGELLPAMSEAGSEVMGVDYRVPMDAAAERVSARVLQGNLDPAMLFAGDDAVRQAVRTIRGEVDRARERGDIDGHIWNLGHGVLPTTDAEAITRAVSIIHEEG from the coding sequence ATGTCTCGACTCAATCGTGCCCCGCTTATCGACGCCGCCCTCGGCCGCACCCCCTCCCGACCCCCAGTCTGGTTCATGCGCCAGGCCGGCCGCTCGTTGCCGGAGTACCGCGCCGCCCGCGAGGGGATTAGCATGCTCGATTCTTGCTTCATGCCGGAACTGCTGGCAGAAATCACCCTGCAGCCGGTGCGCCGCCACGACGTCGATGCCGCCATCTTGTTCTCCGATATCGTCGTCCCGCTCAAGGCCGCGGGCGTCAAGGTCGATATCGTGCCGGGGCGCGGGCCGGTGATGGAGCAGGCGGTGCGCAGTAGGGAGGACGTCGGCAAGCTGCCGCTGCTAGAAGCCGACGTCCCCGAGGTCACCGAGGGCATCGCCCGCATCCTGGCCGAGCTCACCGAAACCCAAGCGCTCATCGGCTTTGTGGGCGCGCCGTTCACACTGGCTAGCTACCTCATTGAGGGCGGGCCATCCAAGAACCACGAGCGCACTAAGGCCCTCATGCACGCAGAGCCGGAGACCTGGCACCTGCTCATGCGCCGCTTGGTGCCGACCATCACCCGCTTCCTGCAGGTGCAGGTCGACGCCGGCATTGACGCCATGCAGCTCTTTGATTCCTGGGCCGGCTACCTCAACGAGCGCGACTACCGCGAATTCGTGTTGCCGTACTCCCGGGAAATCCTGGCCGGCGTGGATATCCCGCGCATCCACTTCGGCGTCGGCACCGGCGAGCTATTGCCGGCCATGTCGGAGGCGGGGTCGGAAGTTATGGGCGTCGATTATCGCGTGCCCATGGACGCCGCGGCCGAGCGCGTAAGCGCCCGCGTGTTGCAGGGCAACCTCGACCCGGCCATGCTTTTTGCCGGCGACGACGCCGTGCGCCAGGCCGTGCGCACCATCCGCGGCGAGGTCGATCGGGCCCGCGAGCGCGGCGATATCGACGGCCATATCTGGAACCTTGGCCACGGGGTCTTGCCAACTACAGACGCGGAGGCCATCACCCGCGCCGTATCCATCATCCACGAGGAGGGCTAA
- the hemC gene encoding hydroxymethylbilane synthase → MFQIGTRGSKLATTQAGHVRDWLIDAGFDSQLHIVTTAGDVNMAPVERIGIGVFTQALREALYAGECDIAVHSFKDLPTAPDDRFRLVVPQRQDSREALVARDGLSLAQLPQGARVGTSAPRRISQLAALRPDLEIRPLRGNIDTRMSKVTDGELDAVLLAYAGLLRGGYADRATEIFEPSVFMPAPAQGALAIEAVAGTEAAAALDAIVDERASAAAAGERAVLARLEAGCTAPVAATSRWDGDQLTVRGGVFALDGSRQLTATASGSAAEAADLGARVSDELFAGGAAELLGK, encoded by the coding sequence ATGTTTCAGATTGGTACCCGCGGCTCCAAGCTCGCCACCACGCAGGCCGGCCATGTGCGCGATTGGCTTATCGACGCCGGCTTTGACTCCCAACTCCACATCGTCACCACCGCCGGCGACGTCAACATGGCGCCCGTCGAGCGCATCGGCATCGGCGTATTTACCCAGGCGCTGCGCGAGGCGCTCTATGCCGGTGAATGCGATATCGCCGTGCACTCGTTTAAGGACCTGCCCACCGCGCCCGATGATCGCTTCCGCCTCGTCGTGCCGCAGCGCCAGGATTCCCGCGAGGCGCTCGTCGCCCGCGATGGCCTGAGCCTGGCGCAGCTGCCGCAGGGCGCGCGCGTGGGCACCTCCGCACCGCGCCGCATCTCCCAGCTGGCCGCCCTCCGCCCGGACCTGGAGATTCGCCCGCTGCGCGGCAACATCGATACCCGCATGTCCAAGGTCACCGACGGCGAGCTCGACGCCGTCCTGCTGGCCTACGCCGGCCTACTGCGCGGCGGCTACGCGGACCGCGCCACCGAAATTTTCGAACCCTCCGTCTTCATGCCGGCGCCGGCTCAGGGCGCACTCGCCATCGAGGCCGTGGCCGGCACCGAGGCTGCCGCGGCCCTGGACGCCATCGTGGACGAGCGCGCCTCGGCCGCCGCTGCCGGTGAGCGCGCCGTGCTGGCCCGCCTCGAGGCCGGCTGCACCGCGCCGGTGGCCGCCACCTCGCGCTGGGACGGCGACCAGCTCACCGTGCGCGGCGGCGTCTTTGCGCTCGATGGATCCCGCCAGCTCACCGCCACTGCCTCCGGCTCCGCGGCCGAAGCCGCCGATCTTGGCGCGCGCGTCTCGGACGAGCTTTTCGCCGGTGGCGCGGCCGAGCTGCTGGGCAAGTAA
- a CDS encoding protoporphyrinogen oxidase, whose product MRIAIIGAGLAGLTAAYELRDHDVEVFEAAGRIGGKLYSVPFNDGPTDMGAEAFLARRHDAVEFIESLGLGDSLVEPSGLHSLVYSGELKPLPRGGMMGIPSHSEPVAHLVSAETARRIDNEEPFEWTAGSDVSVGRLVRQQFGDDLVDHVISALLGGVYSCSADDLGVRATIPALAETLDALSARGPVTLSAAVRSLEEARAAKPSSGGPVFQTFRGGYAELYEALADKSRAKIYLDTFISGIIREGEQFRLAGAPGDTVPFDRVLVATPAPTAARLLPKVSPGAAERLKSVKLAASAVVGLKFESDTDPAGNALPQNSGILVATDQDDVHAKAFTLSSRKWPHLAERGGALVRASFGRFGDDAIVRAEEDDLVDYALDDLQRLTGFDGRAAGVAEIFTQRWFGGLPRFDAGHLETVAGARGALAATPGIDATGAWAGGVGVPNVIADARAAAARIAR is encoded by the coding sequence ATGCGTATTGCGATTATTGGTGCCGGCCTGGCGGGCTTGACGGCCGCTTACGAGCTGCGCGACCACGACGTTGAGGTTTTCGAGGCCGCCGGCCGTATCGGAGGCAAGCTGTACTCCGTGCCGTTTAATGACGGCCCCACCGACATGGGCGCCGAGGCCTTCCTGGCCCGCCGCCACGACGCCGTGGAATTCATCGAATCCCTCGGCCTGGGCGATAGCCTGGTGGAGCCCTCCGGCCTGCACTCGCTGGTGTACTCCGGCGAGCTTAAGCCGCTGCCGCGCGGCGGGATGATGGGCATTCCTTCGCACTCGGAGCCGGTCGCACACCTGGTCTCGGCTGAGACCGCCCGCCGCATCGATAACGAGGAGCCCTTCGAGTGGACGGCAGGCAGCGACGTCTCCGTCGGCCGCTTGGTGCGCCAGCAGTTTGGCGACGACCTCGTCGACCACGTTATCTCCGCCCTCCTCGGCGGCGTGTACTCCTGCTCGGCCGATGACCTGGGTGTGCGCGCGACCATCCCAGCGCTGGCCGAGACGCTCGACGCGCTCTCCGCGCGCGGCCCGGTCACCCTCTCGGCCGCGGTCCGCTCGCTGGAAGAAGCCCGCGCGGCCAAGCCGAGCAGCGGCGGACCCGTCTTTCAGACCTTCCGCGGCGGCTACGCAGAGCTCTACGAGGCGCTGGCCGATAAATCCCGCGCCAAGATCTACCTCGATACCTTCATCTCCGGCATCATTCGCGAGGGCGAGCAATTCCGCTTGGCCGGCGCACCCGGCGATACTGTCCCCTTCGACCGCGTGCTGGTGGCCACCCCGGCCCCGACTGCAGCGCGCCTGTTGCCCAAGGTGTCCCCGGGGGCGGCGGAGCGGTTGAAGAGCGTGAAGCTGGCGGCGTCGGCAGTCGTGGGCCTGAAGTTCGAGTCTGATACGGACCCGGCCGGCAACGCATTGCCGCAGAACTCTGGCATCCTCGTGGCTACGGACCAAGACGACGTGCACGCCAAGGCCTTCACGCTGTCCTCGCGCAAGTGGCCGCACCTGGCCGAGCGCGGTGGTGCCTTGGTGCGCGCCTCCTTCGGCCGCTTTGGCGACGACGCCATCGTCCGCGCCGAGGAGGACGACCTCGTCGACTACGCCCTCGATGACCTCCAGCGCCTTACCGGCTTCGACGGCCGCGCCGCGGGCGTTGCCGAGATTTTCACCCAGCGCTGGTTCGGCGGCCTGCCGCGCTTTGATGCCGGCCACCTGGAAACCGTGGCCGGCGCGCGCGGCGCCCTCGCGGCGACGCCGGGCATCGATGCCACCGGCGCTTGGGCCGGCGGGGTTGGCGTACCCAATGTCATCGCGGATGCCCGCGCTGCCGCGGCCCGCATCGCTCGCTAG
- the hemB gene encoding porphobilinogen synthase, translating to MSTFPARRPRRLRTTPQMRNLVAETEVRPSDLILPMFIVDGLDAPREIPSMPGVYQHTFDSLRRAAEEALEAGVPCIDLFGVPLDEDKDDTGSVAWDPQGILNRGISCLHEEFGDDLIVMADTCLDEFTSHGHCGVLDDKGRVLNDESVKLYQDMARSQARAGAQIVSPSGMMDGQVGAIRADLDEAGHEDVAIMAYSAKYASAFFGPFRDAVGSSLEGDRRTYQQDPRNFRESLLEAELDIEEGADFVMVKPGLPYLDVLSAVAETSPVPVAVYQVSGEYAMVKAAAANGWIDGEAIMLESLTAFKRAGAGQILTYFATEAARLLK from the coding sequence ATGAGCACCTTCCCAGCCCGCCGCCCACGCCGCCTGCGCACCACCCCGCAGATGCGCAACCTCGTGGCCGAAACCGAGGTCCGCCCCTCGGACCTGATTCTGCCCATGTTCATCGTGGACGGACTCGACGCCCCGCGCGAGATTCCCTCCATGCCGGGCGTCTACCAGCACACCTTCGATTCCCTGCGCCGCGCGGCCGAGGAGGCGTTGGAGGCCGGCGTGCCGTGCATCGACCTTTTCGGTGTGCCGCTCGATGAGGACAAGGATGACACCGGCTCCGTCGCCTGGGACCCGCAAGGCATTTTGAACCGCGGTATTTCCTGCCTGCACGAGGAATTCGGCGATGACCTCATCGTTATGGCCGATACCTGCCTCGACGAGTTCACCTCCCACGGCCACTGCGGCGTGCTGGATGACAAGGGCCGCGTGCTTAACGACGAATCCGTCAAGCTCTACCAAGACATGGCCCGCTCCCAAGCCCGCGCCGGCGCCCAAATCGTCTCCCCGTCGGGCATGATGGACGGCCAGGTCGGCGCCATCCGCGCCGATCTCGACGAGGCGGGCCACGAGGACGTAGCCATCATGGCCTATTCCGCCAAGTACGCCTCCGCCTTCTTCGGCCCGTTCCGCGATGCCGTCGGCTCCTCCCTGGAAGGCGATCGCCGCACCTACCAGCAGGATCCGCGCAACTTCCGCGAATCCCTGCTCGAGGCCGAGCTCGACATCGAAGAGGGCGCGGACTTCGTTATGGTCAAGCCCGGCCTGCCCTACCTGGACGTGCTCTCGGCCGTGGCGGAGACTTCTCCCGTGCCGGTCGCGGTCTACCAGGTCTCCGGCGAGTACGCGATGGTCAAGGCCGCGGCCGCCAACGGGTGGATCGACGGCGAAGCCATCATGCTCGAGTCTCTGACCGCGTTTAAGCGCGCCGGCGCCGGCCAGATTCTGACCTACTTCGCTACCGAAGCCGCCCGCCTGCTCAAGTAA